One genomic segment of Paenibacillus sp. FSL H8-0332 includes these proteins:
- a CDS encoding alpha/beta hydrolase-fold protein: MSEPVFLKRTIVKQTLWSEHLQEERKLRIYLPPGYNEVLSYPVIYCQDGEEFFNFGRIATLAGQLILEQDVEPFIIVGVEVNVAVRTAEYAPFGSRFKQYLACFAEEIIPYIEHNYPVRRTPGERIVAGDSLGGSVSLHLALAYPGLFSRVLSLSGAYYPETRELIAQEEDLSWLQINMVVGLQERDYKTDTGVYDFVEMNRETKAMLESKGATVSYREKDGQHLWGFWQKELPESLLYFFSS, from the coding sequence ATGAGCGAACCTGTTTTTCTGAAACGTACAATTGTGAAACAAACACTGTGGAGCGAACACCTGCAGGAAGAGCGCAAACTGCGTATCTATCTTCCCCCCGGATATAATGAAGTACTCAGCTATCCCGTCATCTACTGCCAGGATGGGGAAGAATTCTTCAACTTCGGCCGGATTGCTACCCTTGCCGGCCAGCTGATTCTGGAGCAGGATGTGGAACCCTTCATTATAGTGGGCGTCGAAGTCAACGTGGCTGTCCGCACCGCCGAATACGCTCCGTTCGGCAGCCGCTTCAAGCAGTACCTCGCATGCTTCGCCGAAGAGATTATTCCCTACATTGAACATAATTATCCTGTCCGGCGTACACCCGGGGAACGAATCGTAGCCGGTGATTCCCTTGGCGGCAGTGTCTCCCTCCACCTCGCGCTGGCCTATCCGGGATTGTTCAGCCGTGTGCTCAGCCTCTCCGGTGCTTACTATCCAGAGACCCGTGAGCTGATAGCACAAGAAGAGGATCTCTCCTGGCTTCAGATCAATATGGTTGTCGGGCTTCAAGAGAGAGACTACAAGACCGATACCGGAGTCTATGATTTCGTTGAAATGAACCGGGAGACCAAGGCAATGCTTGAATCCAAAGGAGCCACCGTATCCTACCGCGAGAAGGATGGCCAGCATCTTTGGGGTTTTTGGCAAAAAGAGCTCCCGGAATCATTACTCTATTTCTTCAGCTCCTGA
- a CDS encoding low molecular weight protein-tyrosine-phosphatase produces the protein MVNVLFVCLGNICRSPMAEAVLRNKIEQRQLADQITVDSAGTGDWHIGKAPHEGTRRILDLHGISYENMRARLVAGEDFEKFEYIICMDKSNGENVRKIPGGEQSTLLFFMDLLPDEELREVPDPYFTGNFEQVYDLINAGCDVLLERIIQEKLQQA, from the coding sequence ATCGTTAACGTGTTGTTTGTATGTCTGGGGAATATTTGCAGGTCGCCGATGGCAGAAGCTGTGCTGCGCAATAAGATTGAGCAGCGTCAGCTTGCGGATCAGATCACTGTAGATTCTGCAGGAACCGGAGACTGGCATATCGGGAAAGCGCCGCATGAAGGAACAAGGCGTATTCTTGATCTGCATGGCATCAGCTATGAGAATATGAGAGCAAGATTGGTAGCCGGTGAGGATTTCGAGAAATTCGAATACATCATCTGCATGGACAAGTCCAATGGAGAGAATGTGCGCAAAATTCCCGGCGGTGAGCAGTCGACGCTGCTGTTCTTCATGGACCTGCTGCCTGATGAGGAGCTGCGTGAAGTACCTGACCCGTATTTCACCGGAAATTTCGAGCAGGTCTATGATTTAATAAATGCCGGTTGTGATGTGCTGCTGGAACGGATTATTCAGGAGAAGCTACAGCAGGCATAG
- a CDS encoding thiamine diphosphokinase — protein MPSGRIVIVAGGELTAECLHLLDEEDFIIGADRGALFLIDHGFTPQLAVGDFDSVSPESLERIQAGSKETISCDPVNKDLTDSEMALDLALNLQPQSILMIGVTGSRMDHTLASIQMMTRALQRQVACSIMDANNYITLTGSQAVVEELGFTYVSLLPLTPEVTGITLQGFQYPLENATLKLGQSLAVSNVLLERSGTVQIESGLLLIIQSKD, from the coding sequence TTGCCATCCGGGCGTATCGTAATCGTTGCAGGCGGTGAACTGACAGCGGAGTGCCTGCACTTATTAGATGAAGAAGATTTTATTATCGGGGCTGACCGGGGGGCACTGTTCCTGATTGACCATGGATTCACCCCCCAGCTTGCCGTTGGTGATTTCGATTCCGTCTCTCCTGAGTCCTTAGAGCGGATTCAGGCGGGAAGCAAGGAGACTATAAGCTGTGATCCGGTCAACAAAGACCTTACCGACAGTGAAATGGCCCTGGATCTTGCCCTGAACCTCCAGCCGCAGTCTATTCTGATGATCGGGGTAACGGGTTCCCGCATGGACCATACTCTGGCCAGTATTCAGATGATGACAAGAGCACTGCAGCGGCAGGTAGCCTGCTCTATTATGGATGCGAACAACTATATTACGCTTACGGGTTCGCAGGCGGTTGTGGAGGAACTAGGGTTTACTTATGTCTCCTTGCTGCCTCTGACTCCCGAGGTTACAGGAATTACCCTGCAGGGCTTCCAATATCCTTTGGAGAATGCCACGCTCAAGTTAGGCCAGTCTCTGGCCGTAAGCAATGTGCTGCTGGAGCGCAGTGGAACCGTTCAAATTGAGAGCGGACTTCTGCTGATTATTCAGAGCAAGGACTGA
- a CDS encoding C40 family peptidase, with translation MNKQQWFKQAMTIGLCTTIGFSALLATGAGTAPASASAVSADSVSADSVSASAAGSKVVSFGKKYLGTRYQFGASTSTTRYFDCSSFTQYIFKKYGVDLPRTSVAQSKMGKSVSKANLRVGDLVFFSSGSRANGKNVTHVAVYAGNGKILHTYGSPGVTISDLNSGNWKKTYLKSRRVL, from the coding sequence ATGAATAAGCAACAATGGTTCAAGCAAGCAATGACAATTGGTCTGTGCACTACAATCGGGTTCAGCGCCTTACTCGCAACCGGAGCAGGAACAGCCCCTGCCTCCGCTTCAGCTGTATCCGCTGATTCTGTATCTGCCGATTCCGTATCCGCATCTGCTGCCGGTTCCAAAGTGGTTAGCTTCGGCAAAAAGTACCTGGGTACGCGTTACCAGTTCGGTGCCTCCACTTCAACTACACGTTATTTTGACTGCTCCTCCTTTACTCAATATATTTTTAAAAAATATGGGGTAGATCTGCCCCGTACGTCCGTAGCCCAATCTAAAATGGGCAAATCGGTCAGCAAAGCCAATCTGCGTGTCGGCGATCTGGTGTTCTTCTCCAGCGGAAGCCGGGCCAACGGCAAGAACGTAACCCATGTGGCTGTATATGCCGGCAATGGCAAGATTCTTCACACTTACGGCTCACCCGGCGTGACCATTTCAGATCTGAATTCAGGGAACTGGAAAAAAACCTACCTGAAATCACGCCGCGTACTATAA
- a CDS encoding response regulator transcription factor, producing MNEKIAWYIPGPHPDSLEADADDRDSGHAGLEEAIHSLGMTTAISEDLDSLRLLLSGGEPVLLLAELDEPGGWAGWEAVSEVRKEGMILPVMVLSGDASVMKGEAAVSVFDAGGNEYMEKPVHTGEFKRRILNLLKLTGRRRDTVSLLKVDGLLLDPGRRQVSRDGTELKMTPKEFDLLYYLAENLGEVCPRAEILQQVWGYHFHADTNVVDVYIRHLRLKVDKGRRNKLIHTVRGTGYVLRTPESGATS from the coding sequence GTGAATGAAAAGATAGCATGGTACATACCCGGACCGCACCCGGATAGCCTTGAAGCTGATGCTGACGATCGGGATTCCGGCCATGCCGGGCTTGAGGAGGCCATCCATAGCCTTGGAATGACAACAGCAATAAGCGAAGACCTGGATAGTCTTCGCTTATTGCTCTCAGGCGGTGAGCCTGTGCTTCTGCTCGCGGAGCTGGATGAACCCGGAGGCTGGGCGGGCTGGGAAGCCGTCTCGGAGGTGCGGAAGGAGGGGATGATTCTGCCGGTGATGGTCCTATCCGGGGACGCATCTGTAATGAAGGGGGAAGCGGCTGTCTCCGTCTTCGATGCCGGAGGCAACGAATACATGGAGAAGCCTGTACATACCGGTGAGTTCAAACGCAGAATATTGAATTTACTTAAGCTGACAGGCCGCCGTAGAGATACGGTCTCACTGCTTAAGGTGGACGGACTGCTCCTCGATCCCGGCCGCCGGCAGGTCAGCCGGGATGGAACAGAGCTGAAGATGACCCCCAAGGAGTTCGATCTGCTGTATTACCTGGCAGAGAATCTGGGTGAAGTCTGTCCCCGTGCTGAGATATTACAGCAGGTATGGGGGTATCATTTTCATGCGGACACCAATGTGGTGGATGTGTACATCCGGCATCTGCGGCTCAAGGTGGATAAAGGACGCCGGAATAAACTGATTCATACGGTGCGTGGAACCGGATATGTACTGCGGACACCGGAGAGCGGGGCCACAAGCTGA
- a CDS encoding Dabb family protein: protein MNKGTIRHMAVFTLKSAPDSEETRAFLRDGAEILSAIPVVENFEVLRQVSAKCEHQYGFSMEFADQAAYDAYNNHPAHQAFVTERWDIQVAAFQEIDFVQI from the coding sequence ATGAACAAAGGAACCATCCGTCATATGGCTGTATTTACACTGAAATCCGCTCCGGATTCGGAGGAGACCAGAGCTTTCCTGCGGGACGGAGCTGAGATTCTTAGCGCTATTCCGGTGGTGGAGAATTTCGAGGTGCTGCGTCAGGTCAGCGCCAAGTGTGAGCACCAGTACGGCTTCTCGATGGAGTTCGCCGATCAGGCGGCTTATGATGCCTACAATAATCATCCGGCGCACCAGGCATTTGTAACAGAACGCTGGGACATTCAGGTGGCTGCATTCCAGGAGATCGATTTCGTACAAATATAG
- a CDS encoding ThiF family adenylyltransferase: MGPNQNTPVPASLAGRDGRYSRQVRFTPFGAAGQKGLSRSSVLVVGMGALGTGIAETLARCGVGRLILVDRDYVEWSNLQRQQLYTEEDARVRTPKAAAARTRLMAVNSEIVIEAHVLDVRAEELESLLPGVDLIMDGTDNFDTRLIINDLAQKHGIPWIYGACVGSYGITYTILPGETPCLNCLLGTIPLGGDTCDTAGILPQAVQLVTANGTAEALKLLGGYKDKLRGKLLTFDVWRNEQQEIGVKTAKKTDCPSCGESRSYPYLSAANTERSDVLCGRDTVQIRPAHRRSLDLEETAARLSRLTSGKVESNPYLVSFTEEPYRMVVFADGRALIHGTSDIAAARSYYHRYFG; this comes from the coding sequence ATGGGTCCTAATCAAAACACGCCAGTTCCTGCTTCATTAGCCGGCAGGGACGGGAGATATTCAAGACAGGTCCGCTTCACGCCGTTCGGCGCAGCAGGACAAAAGGGGCTGTCACGCTCCAGTGTGCTGGTCGTTGGCATGGGGGCGCTGGGGACTGGCATTGCCGAGACCTTAGCCCGCTGCGGGGTAGGACGGCTTATACTGGTGGATCGTGACTATGTGGAGTGGAGCAATTTGCAGCGCCAGCAGTTGTACACGGAAGAAGACGCCCGTGTGCGCACGCCCAAGGCGGCTGCAGCCCGTACCCGGCTGATGGCGGTCAATTCGGAGATTGTGATCGAGGCCCATGTGCTTGATGTGCGTGCAGAGGAGCTGGAGAGCCTGCTCCCCGGCGTGGATCTGATTATGGACGGAACGGATAACTTCGACACCCGGCTAATCATCAATGACCTGGCGCAAAAGCACGGCATCCCCTGGATCTACGGAGCCTGTGTCGGAAGTTACGGCATCACATATACAATTCTGCCGGGGGAGACCCCCTGTCTGAATTGTCTGCTGGGGACGATTCCGCTGGGCGGGGATACCTGCGATACGGCGGGGATTCTTCCGCAAGCGGTGCAGCTGGTTACAGCGAATGGAACTGCGGAGGCGCTGAAGCTGCTCGGCGGATATAAGGACAAGCTGCGCGGCAAGCTGCTGACCTTCGATGTCTGGCGTAATGAGCAGCAGGAGATTGGCGTCAAGACGGCGAAGAAGACGGACTGTCCCTCTTGTGGTGAATCACGCAGCTATCCGTATCTGTCGGCGGCTAACACAGAGCGCAGCGATGTGCTGTGCGGCAGGGATACGGTGCAGATCCGTCCGGCACACCGCAGAAGTCTTGATCTGGAGGAGACGGCCGCCCGCTTGTCCAGGCTGACTAGCGGCAAGGTGGAGAGCAATCCGTATCTGGTTTCTTTTACTGAGGAGCCGTACCGGATGGTTGTGTTCGCAGACGGGAGAGCCTTAATACATGGAACCAGTGATATCGCTGCTGCCCGCAGTTATTATCACCGGTATTTCGGTTAA